The Campylobacter concisus sequence AATGAGCTTATAAATTTGCAGTGCGACGCGACTGCTATGGCGCTGGTGCAAGAGGGCATAAGTGTCGATACTATCACGCTTGAGAGGCTTGATGAGTTTCACGCTGGCTGGCTCATTTTTTACTACGAGCTACTAACCTCGGCCACTGGTATCATGCTAGGCATCAACACCTACGATCAGCCAGGCGTTGAGATAGGAAAACGTATCCTAAAAACCATGCTTTTAAAGTAGAAAATGAAGAAATTTCTACTTTTAGCTCTTTTTGCCACGCAAATTTTTGCCTTTTCGGCGAGTAAATTTGTAAATGACGCTAGGTCGCAGATCGGTGTGACGCTAAGTTACGATCCAAGCTACGAAAGGCTCGCCTATCCTATGGGTGACGTGGATATCAAAAAGGGCGTTTGCACCGACGTTGTGGTAAGGGCGCTACGTCATCAGGATATGGATCTGCAAAGGCTTATTTTTGAAGATATGAGTAGAAATTTCGCAAGCTACCCTAAAAAATGGGGCCTTAATAAGGCTGATAAAAACATCGATCATAGGCGTGTTTTAAACATCGCTACCTATCTAAAAAGAAAAGGTTTTGAGGTAAGAGATGATAAATTCTTGCCAGGGGATATCGTCACATGGGTGCTGCCAAGAAATTTACCTCACATCGGTGTGATCTCAGATAAATTTGAAGGACAAACACCGCTTGTCATCCACAATATCGGCTCTGGCGTGCAAGAAGAAAATATACTTTATAACTACAAGATCACAGGTCATTTTAGGCTAAAGTAGCAAAAATGGCTTTTTAATCAAATTTTAGGCAAAATCGCAAAAAATAAATTCAAGGAAAAATAATGTTAGAAGTTAGGGGACTTACTCAAAGATTTGCAAGCAGTTTGCTATTTGAGGATGTAAATTTAAAGCTAAATCGCCACAACAGATATGGACTAATCGGTGCAAACGGCGCTGGCAAGTCGACATTTTTAAAAATTTTAAGCGGAGCTATCGAGCCAACTAGCGGCGAGATCGTCATAGAAAATGGACTAAAGGTTGGCGTGCTTGGGCAAGATCAGTTTGCGTTTGAAAATTTCACGCTAAAAGACGCGGTACTTTATGGCAACAAACGCTTATACGACGCTGTCAAAGAGAAAGAAAAGCTCTATATGAGCGAGGAATTTACAGATGAGATAAACGAGCGCTTAAGTGAGCTTGAGATGATAAGCGCCGAGGAGGACCCAAGCTACGAGTACGAGACTAGGATAGAAAAAATTTTAAGCTCGCTTGGGTTAAATGAATTTGATAAGCTAATGAGCGAGGTCGAAAACTCAGATAAAGTTAAAGTTTTGCTAGCTCAAGTACTATTTCCAAAGCCAGACATCTTGTTCTTAGA is a genomic window containing:
- a CDS encoding DUF1287 domain-containing protein; translation: MKKFLLLALFATQIFAFSASKFVNDARSQIGVTLSYDPSYERLAYPMGDVDIKKGVCTDVVVRALRHQDMDLQRLIFEDMSRNFASYPKKWGLNKADKNIDHRRVLNIATYLKRKGFEVRDDKFLPGDIVTWVLPRNLPHIGVISDKFEGQTPLVIHNIGSGVQEENILYNYKITGHFRLK